The window TGCGACGTGGAGCGCCCGTTGCACACGGCGCCGGTGCGCTGGTTCAACCGCATGTTCGCAACCCACGTGATGGCCGCCGCGTCGTCGCAGAACGAGACCGGCGACGAGCCGGTGGGCGCCATCAACCGCTTCTTCGCGGTCGCCTACCAGCTGCGCCTGAAGGCCAAGGCCCTGAAGGTCAGCCACCGGCAGGTCTACTACGCCGGCAAATGGCTTCTGATCGTCGGCCTGCTGTGGCTGCTGTTCTACTGAGCGCCGCCTGATCCCGCCGGGCCCGGCGCGGGTCCGTCGTCCCCGAGCTCGTCGTTGGCCGCCTCGACCGGGCCGCGCTCGACGTGGTTGGCGAAGCCGGCGCGGCCCAGCGGCGCGGCACCCTCCGCCGCGGCGCTGGCCTGGCGCCACAGGCTGCCGGCGTCCTTGCCGTGCTCGGGGTAGCGCGCGATGCCGGCGCGCGCGGCCACCGCGAGCTCGTGCGTGCCGATGCGCACCGGCCGCGTCAGGCTGCGCACCAGCTTGGCGGCCACGCGGTCGGCCGCGGTCGGCGTGTCGATCCACGCCAGCAGCACCGCGAAGGCGTCGGCCCCGACCGAGGCCACCACGTCGCTGGCGCGCAGCGCGGCGCGCAGCCGCACCGCCAGCTTGCGCCGCAGCGCACCCAGCTCGGCCGCCGACGCGAGCTGCGTCGCGGCCGTCGCCAGGCCTTCGAGGTGGATCACCACCAGGGCCATCGGTGCGGGTTCGCGCTCGCGCAGCGCCAGCAGGTGGTTCACGTGCTCCAACAGCTGCATCTGGTTGGGCAGGCCGGTGGCCAGGTCGGTGGCGTAGGCGCGGCGCGCCAGTCGGTCCAGGCGCTGGCGGACCACGGCCTGCTGCAGCGCCGGCAGCAGCCGCTCGGCCGAGGCCAGGTCGGCCGACGGCAGCAGCGCCTGCACGCCGCGCTCCAGCAGCGCCTGCGCCAGCGCGGCGCTCGGCCGTTCGGTGGCCACCAGCACGGCGGCGTCACCGGCATCGGCCTGCCACCACGGCGGCGCCACGGCAGCGGCCAGCACCCGCAAGTCAGCCGCCGCCGGCAGGTTCAGCAGCAGCGCGTCGAAGGGCTCGGCGCGCAGCCGCTCGCGCGCCTCGCCCGGCGAGGCGCAGGCCTCGACCGTGCAGCGCCCCCAGCCCGCGACGGCCAGCGCCGCCGGCCCCGGCACCCCGGGCAGCGAACCGACCAGCAACACGCGGCGGCAGTCATCGGCCATCACCGGCTCCGGGCACGAAAAAGGCCACCAGGGTGGCCTCGGAATGTGGAGCGGGTGAAGGGAACAGCACCCGGTCGCTAACTCGTTTATTACGAACGTCTTTTCCGATCCAAGCGTCACGGAATGGACTCGATTGTGGACTCAAGTCTTCGGCCTGGTCAACGCAGGCCGTTGTGGGTGATCCAAAGCGAGCCAAGCACATCCACCAACAGCCAGAGCATCGGATTTCATTCCGAAGTCTATCTGTCCACTGGCACATCACGCCACAGGCCGCAACGGACAGGTGAGCTGCGTCCTCAAAGGACTGGCTCATCATCGACCGGCGCGGCCCCGTCTTTCACCCGCTCGATGAACCGCCTCATGGGCTCCGAGGGTTCGCCCCGGCGGCGCAGCAGGTAGGTAGAGAGCATCGGTGGGGTGCCGGCCAGGGGACGAATGGAGATGTCCGGGCGCTGTAGCGTCTGCACCTGCGAGGCGATGGCGAAGCCGATGCCGTAGCCGGCGCCGACCAGGGTCAACATCACGCCGAGGCTGGTCACTTCATCGACCAGCTTGAGCGGCGTGCCTGCGTCCTGCAGCAGCGCTTGAATCTGATGGCGGCAGCCCGATCCCGATTCGGGATGGCACAGAACCAGCGGAAACTTCAAGGCTTCGGGCAGCGGCACCTGCACGTGTGCCAGCAAGGGATGGCGTGCGGGCACGATCACCGACAGCGGGTCGGTCCACACCGGCTCGGCGACGAGGCCATCATGCACCGCGTTTGACAACGCAAAGCCGATGTCCAGCAGATCATCGTGCAGCATCTTGAGCTGCTGCGCGAACGGCAGCTCGAAGACGCGAATCTCCAGCTCGGGCTCCTCCTCACGGCTGCGTGCCAGCAGGGTGGCGATGCGGGGCTGCGCCAGGCTGTCGCAGATGGCGATGCGCAGATGGCCCTGGTAGCCCTGTGCCGCCGCCTTGGCGCTCTTGACTGCCTGCTCCACGGTGGCCATCACGCGCCGGCATTCGCCGAGGAACACCTGGCCGGCCCAGGTCAGCCGCGTCAGGCGTGTGCTGCGGTCGAACAACTGCACGCCAAGCTGGCTTTCCAGGTCGCGCATCGCACGCGACACAGGCGACTGCTCGATGCCCAGACGCTCGGCTGCACGGGCCAGATGCAGTTCTTCCGCAACTGCGACGAAGTAACGCAGCAATCTGAAATCCAAGGCCACCTCCTGTTTGTCTTCTTCTGGTTCGGCCTCTCGGGCGCCAGCATCTACATCCGCATCCCGTCAGCACCTCCTTCGATTGCATCGCGTCGAAGCACTCATGCCTGTCGGGAGCCCGTCGCCGACACGCGCGGAGCTGGCCGGCGCACACAGCCGGACACTGAATGCTGATGGCCATGTTTGCTGCTGCCATGCCAGGGCGGGCGGCCAAGCAATATGACGCAGGCGTTCCTGCGAACCAGGGCCGCGAAGACGATGCTGCGTCCGCAAGGCTGGTAAATCAGCCGGTGTGCCGAGCACCGCGCGCAGGCGCTCACGCGTGTCGGAGTTCGCGATCGGTGCAGCCGACGACGACACGCCGGCGTCAGGGCGGGCGTGCCGATGCAGTTTCATGGGGGGGTCTTTCGGCTCACCCCGGTCGTGGCCTGGTCGGTCACGAAGCCCAGCTCCAACACCCCGGACTTCTGCGTAGCCGCCATCCCCTGGGCGACGCGCTCGTAGATCCACCAGGCGGTCGCCGCGGATGAAGTCCTCGGGCTGCGGTTGACGCGGCGCGGAGGCCTGCAGCCGCTGCGCGAGCTGCTCGTCGCCCATGCGTTCGTCGTTCCAGAACACGCTGCCGTGGGTAGTGACGGACAGGTTCGCCACGTCGGGCTTGATCGGCTTCACTCCATTCAGACACAGATGTTAATGAGAATTATTATTGATTGTCCGTGGTTTTGTGTGATATGGCAACACCGATGGAATAACCCGGCCTTGCCTGGACACTCGCCGCCTCGCCGGCGACTGAAGGCCGGATGGCGGCAACTGGAAAGCCTCTGTGACCGGCATCGCCACCGGGAAGCACTCATGCGGTTCCCTACGGCCAGAGGAATGGACTCCACTTTCTGGGGGGGGGGGGAAGTACATGAACTTACGCCATCTTCGCTGTTTCATCGCCGTGGCCGAGGAGTTGCACTTCGGCCGGGCGGCGCGAAGGCTGCATGTGGAGCAGTCACCCCTGTCGCGAACGATCCGCCAACTGGAGGCGGACTTGGGCGTGACGCTGCTGGAGCGCACGCCGCGCGGGGTGCGCCTGACCCCGGCCGGGCAGGTGTTCCTGGAGGAGGCCCGGCGCGTGCTGCTGACCCTTGAGCAAGCCCAGACCAAGGCGCGGGCGGTGGCGGCGGGACACCGGGGCACCCTGCGCATCGCCCTGGCCGGCGGCGTCGGGCGGACCCGGCTGTCGGCGCTGCTCGCGCTGTGCCGGGAGGAGGCGCCGGAAGTGGGCATCCGGCTGTTCGAGGCGCCGCTGTCGCAGGTGGTGGGCGGGCTGGGCAACGACCTGTACGACGCGGCCTTTGCCATGGCCGGCGAGATAGATGCCGGGGTGGTCGCCATGCCGGTGTGGCAAGACCCGCTGGTGGTGGCCATACCCGCGCGGCACCCCTTGCTGGCGCACAAGCGGGTGCCGCTGGAAGAGGTGGTGGGCTACCCGCTGGTGCTGTGCCACCCGCAGGTGTGTGCGGAGTGCAGCCGGCAATGCGAGCGCCTGCTGCGCCTGGTGGAGACACCGTCGGTCGTGGCCGAGTACGTGACGACCCACTCGCTGATGCTGGCCCTGGTGGCGGCCGGCTATGGCGTGGGATTTTCCACCGCGGCGCACGTGGTGGCACGCCGGCAGGCGGACGTAATCGTCCGGCCGCTGGATGAAGACTCGGCGGCGCTGACGACCTACCTGCTACATCCCGAGGGCGCGATGTCGGAGCCGCTGCGCCACTTCATCGACCGTGCGCAGCGTGTCGGCCATATGCCGTTGGATACGCA is drawn from Methylibium petroleiphilum PM1 and contains these coding sequences:
- a CDS encoding LysR family transcriptional regulator, which encodes MDFRLLRYFVAVAEELHLARAAERLGIEQSPVSRAMRDLESQLGVQLFDRSTRLTRLTWAGQVFLGECRRVMATVEQAVKSAKAAAQGYQGHLRIAICDSLAQPRIATLLARSREEEPELEIRVFELPFAQQLKMLHDDLLDIGFALSNAVHDGLVAEPVWTDPLSVIVPARHPLLAHVQVPLPEALKFPLVLCHPESGSGCRHQIQALLQDAGTPLKLVDEVTSLGVMLTLVGAGYGIGFAIASQVQTLQRPDISIRPLAGTPPMLSTYLLRRRGEPSEPMRRFIERVKDGAAPVDDEPVL
- a CDS encoding diguanylate cyclase domain-containing protein — protein: MADDCRRVLLVGSLPGVPGPAALAVAGWGRCTVEACASPGEARERLRAEPFDALLLNLPAAADLRVLAAAVAPPWWQADAGDAAVLVATERPSAALAQALLERGVQALLPSADLASAERLLPALQQAVVRQRLDRLARRAYATDLATGLPNQMQLLEHVNHLLALREREPAPMALVVIHLEGLATAATQLASAAELGALRRKLAVRLRAALRASDVVASVGADAFAVLLAWIDTPTAADRVAAKLVRSLTRPVRIGTHELAVAARAGIARYPEHGKDAGSLWRQASAAAEGAAPLGRAGFANHVERGPVEAANDELGDDGPAPGPAGSGGAQ
- a CDS encoding LysR family transcriptional regulator — encoded protein: MNLRHLRCFIAVAEELHFGRAARRLHVEQSPLSRTIRQLEADLGVTLLERTPRGVRLTPAGQVFLEEARRVLLTLEQAQTKARAVAAGHRGTLRIALAGGVGRTRLSALLALCREEAPEVGIRLFEAPLSQVVGGLGNDLYDAAFAMAGEIDAGVVAMPVWQDPLVVAIPARHPLLAHKRVPLEEVVGYPLVLCHPQVCAECSRQCERLLRLVETPSVVAEYVTTHSLMLALVAAGYGVGFSTAAHVVARRQADVIVRPLDEDSAALTTYLLHPEGAMSEPLRHFIDRAQRVGHMPLDTQRLA